A stretch of the Panthera uncia isolate 11264 chromosome D1, Puncia_PCG_1.0, whole genome shotgun sequence genome encodes the following:
- the FXYD2 gene encoding sodium/potassium-transporting ATPase subunit gamma isoform X2 produces MDRWYLGGDPKGDVDPFYYDYETVRNGGLIFAALAFVVGLIIILSKRLRCGGRKKHRQVNEDEL; encoded by the exons ATGGACAGGTGGTACCTGG gTGGCGACCCCAAAGGGGACGTGGACCCATTCTACTACG ACTACGAGACCGTCCGCAATGGAGGCCTGATCTTTGCTGCCCTGGCCTTTGTCGTGGGGCTCATCATCATCCTCA gCAAAAGACTCCGCTGTGGGGGCAGAAAGAAACATCG gcaagtCAACGAAGATGAGCTGTAA
- the FXYD2 gene encoding sodium/potassium-transporting ATPase subunit gamma isoform X1, which translates to MAGLLADDGGDPKGDVDPFYYDYETVRNGGLIFAALAFVVGLIIILSKRLRCGGRKKHRQVNEDEL; encoded by the exons ATGGCAGGGCTATTGGCGGACGACG gTGGCGACCCCAAAGGGGACGTGGACCCATTCTACTACG ACTACGAGACCGTCCGCAATGGAGGCCTGATCTTTGCTGCCCTGGCCTTTGTCGTGGGGCTCATCATCATCCTCA gCAAAAGACTCCGCTGTGGGGGCAGAAAGAAACATCG gcaagtCAACGAAGATGAGCTGTAA